The following coding sequences lie in one Spirosoma sp. KUDC1026 genomic window:
- the polA gene encoding DNA polymerase I, giving the protein MAKPQKKLFLLDALALIYRAHFAFNKSPRISSRGVNTSAIFGFMNAMIEVLTKEKPTHIGVAFDSSKKTFRHEQFPQYKATRQSQPEDISVATPYIKKIIESMNIPILILDGYEADDIIGTIAKKAALADFEVYMMTPDKDYGQLVEEHVHIYKPAFMGKPAEKQGINEVLERWQIERIEQVTDMLGLVGDSVDNIPGIPGIGEKTAQKLIADFGSVENLIANADQLKGKLKENVINYGQQGMLSKQLATIHLDVPVPFDEEHLRHTEYDKPKLAALLDELEFRQMKTRLLGGDYDEKPLPEAFKNNNAPQGQSSPGQSSRGQMNLFDSPGGDAPAFLPFPNMGMTNPSGADDLPFDFGPDDASGVDTSSVAPAAPADKPKSKRTKAANVPVTAPFASGSEATPDAVTNTISTDDKTGAEVTETPAFLDVYPDYEIDENQPERRKTIFSVKHDYRLVDTPGLRASLLEYLSLQESICFDSETTALDPVEADLVGLSFAYQTGEAFYVPVPADRAEAQAIVDEFKPMFENPAIGKIGQNLKYDLLMLKKYGVNVQGKLFDTMIAHYLIEPEMRHNMDMMAMTYLNYQPVEIESLIGKKGKGQLTMRDVEIQKVVDYAGEDADITLQLKQTFEPRLEKDNLHKLFDQVEMPLVQVLTDLELEGVTLDTNALAELSATLETDMRQVQQEIYEIAGESFNVGSPKQLGEILFDKLKLDKNAKKTKTGQYATGEEILSKLEEEHEIARKILDYRELIKLKNTYVDALPLLISKRDGRIHTSFNQAVASTGRLSSTNPNLQNIPIRTPRGQEIRKAFVPRGPEYLIMSADYSQIELRIMAAFSGDQTMLDAFNNGVDIHTQTASKVFHVPIEEVTGDMRRKAKTINFGIIYGISSFGLAQRLKIPRKEAAQIIDEYFAGFPAVKDYIDQCIEKARGFGYAETILGRRRYLRDINSRNQTDRMFAERNAVNAPIQGSAADMLKIAMIQIHEFMQAENLKSKMILTVHDELVFDAHRDEIDYLRERVDAIMKNAIPMAVQMETGIGIGENWLLAH; this is encoded by the coding sequence ATGGCCAAACCCCAGAAAAAACTGTTTTTATTAGACGCGCTGGCACTTATTTACCGCGCTCACTTTGCTTTCAATAAGTCGCCCCGTATCTCATCGCGGGGTGTAAATACCTCGGCCATTTTCGGGTTCATGAATGCCATGATTGAGGTGCTGACGAAGGAAAAACCAACGCACATTGGTGTCGCCTTTGACTCCTCAAAAAAGACATTCCGCCACGAGCAGTTTCCGCAGTACAAAGCCACGCGCCAGTCGCAGCCCGAAGACATCAGCGTAGCAACGCCGTATATCAAGAAGATCATCGAGTCGATGAACATCCCGATCCTGATTCTGGATGGGTATGAGGCTGATGATATTATTGGTACCATTGCCAAAAAAGCGGCTCTGGCTGATTTTGAGGTGTATATGATGACGCCCGATAAAGATTACGGGCAGCTGGTTGAGGAACACGTGCATATTTATAAGCCCGCGTTCATGGGCAAGCCCGCCGAAAAGCAGGGTATCAACGAAGTGCTGGAACGCTGGCAGATCGAGCGGATCGAACAGGTAACCGATATGCTGGGCCTGGTGGGTGATTCGGTCGATAACATTCCCGGGATTCCGGGTATTGGCGAGAAAACGGCGCAGAAGCTCATTGCCGACTTTGGATCGGTGGAGAACCTGATTGCCAATGCCGACCAACTCAAAGGAAAACTGAAAGAAAACGTAATCAACTACGGTCAGCAGGGAATGCTCTCCAAGCAACTGGCCACCATTCATCTGGACGTTCCGGTGCCGTTCGACGAAGAACACCTGCGGCATACCGAATACGACAAGCCCAAACTGGCGGCCCTGCTGGATGAGCTGGAGTTCCGGCAGATGAAGACCCGGCTGCTGGGCGGAGATTATGACGAGAAGCCCCTGCCCGAAGCATTCAAAAATAATAATGCTCCCCAGGGACAATCCAGTCCGGGACAATCCAGTCGGGGACAGATGAACCTGTTTGATTCTCCGGGTGGCGATGCACCCGCGTTCCTGCCGTTCCCGAATATGGGGATGACTAACCCGTCGGGAGCCGATGATCTGCCGTTTGATTTTGGCCCGGATGATGCGTCCGGCGTGGATACGTCCAGCGTGGCACCCGCTGCGCCTGCCGACAAGCCAAAATCAAAGCGGACGAAGGCGGCCAATGTCCCGGTGACAGCGCCCTTTGCGTCAGGTTCGGAAGCAACGCCCGACGCGGTGACGAATACTATTTCAACCGACGATAAAACCGGGGCGGAAGTGACCGAAACGCCGGCTTTCCTGGACGTTTATCCTGATTACGAGATTGATGAGAATCAGCCCGAGCGCCGAAAAACGATTTTCTCGGTTAAACACGATTACCGGCTGGTCGATACACCTGGATTACGGGCCAGCCTGCTGGAATACCTGAGTCTTCAGGAGAGCATTTGCTTCGACTCGGAAACGACGGCCCTGGATCCCGTCGAGGCTGACCTGGTTGGGTTGTCGTTCGCGTACCAGACCGGCGAAGCTTTCTACGTACCGGTTCCGGCGGATCGGGCGGAGGCCCAGGCGATTGTGGATGAGTTCAAGCCGATGTTCGAAAATCCGGCCATTGGTAAGATCGGACAGAACCTGAAATACGATTTGCTGATGCTGAAAAAGTACGGTGTGAACGTACAGGGCAAATTGTTCGACACCATGATTGCGCACTACCTCATCGAACCCGAAATGCGCCATAACATGGACATGATGGCGATGACCTACCTAAACTACCAGCCTGTCGAAATTGAATCGCTGATTGGGAAGAAAGGAAAGGGGCAGCTGACCATGCGCGACGTCGAGATTCAGAAGGTCGTTGACTACGCCGGGGAAGATGCTGACATTACGTTACAGCTTAAGCAAACCTTTGAGCCCCGCCTGGAGAAGGACAATCTGCATAAATTGTTCGATCAGGTTGAAATGCCGCTGGTGCAGGTGCTGACCGATCTGGAGCTGGAAGGCGTTACGCTGGACACCAACGCGCTGGCTGAGCTATCGGCCACGCTGGAAACCGACATGCGGCAGGTGCAGCAGGAAATCTATGAGATCGCCGGTGAGTCGTTTAACGTCGGGTCGCCGAAGCAGCTGGGCGAGATTCTGTTTGATAAGCTGAAGCTGGACAAGAATGCCAAGAAGACCAAAACCGGCCAGTACGCAACGGGCGAAGAGATTCTGTCTAAACTCGAAGAGGAGCACGAAATTGCCCGGAAGATTCTGGACTACCGCGAGCTGATCAAACTTAAAAATACCTACGTTGATGCGCTGCCGCTGCTGATCAGCAAACGCGACGGCCGGATTCATACATCGTTCAATCAGGCGGTTGCCAGTACCGGACGGCTGTCATCCACGAACCCAAACCTGCAGAACATCCCGATCCGGACGCCCCGTGGTCAGGAAATCCGCAAAGCGTTTGTGCCCCGAGGTCCGGAATACCTGATCATGTCGGCCGACTATTCGCAGATCGAATTACGGATCATGGCGGCTTTTAGTGGAGATCAAACGATGCTCGATGCGTTTAACAACGGCGTTGATATTCACACCCAGACGGCCAGTAAGGTCTTCCACGTACCGATTGAGGAAGTAACGGGCGATATGCGCCGGAAAGCCAAAACCATCAACTTCGGGATCATTTATGGTATCTCGTCTTTCGGTCTGGCCCAGCGGCTGAAGATTCCGCGTAAGGAAGCCGCCCAGATCATTGACGAGTATTTTGCGGGTTTCCCGGCAGTGAAAGATTACATCGATCAGTGCATTGAAAAAGCGCGCGGCTTTGGTTACGCCGAAACTATTCTGGGCCGACGTCGGTATCTGCGCGATATCAACTCCCGTAATCAGACCGACCGGATGTTCGCCGAACGTAACGCCGTGAACGCGCCGATTCAGGGGAGTGCGGCCGACATGCTCAAGATCGCTATGATCCAGATTCACGAGTTCATGCAGGCCGAGAATCTGAAGTCGAAGATGATCCTGACCGTGCACGATGAATTGGTCTTCGACGCCCACCGCGACGAAATTGACTACCTCCGCGAGCGGGTCGACGCCATTATGAAAAACGCCATCCCGATGGCCGTTCAGATGGAAACCGGCATCGGTATAGGCGAGAACTGGCTGCTGGCGCACTAA
- a CDS encoding fasciclin domain-containing protein, with amino-acid sequence MYSFRQFLSSWGTLFALFIALGISILSCKPNDDNTPTTQTIAETIANGNGGTNQFSLLNAALMRTGLNGALSQSGNYTLFAPTNAAFTLLGFSTEAAINTAPVDLLTQVLSYHVLNTKLESGTIATGVNTPQQTLGGGTIYITKPATTTTTSTTISVNGARIAQANIQASNGVIHVIDRVMLPPAFGNVVQTIAGIPALLALTAPQSASANSFSYLTAAVTRAGLVSSLTASSGVPITIFAPTDAAFTAAVPSLTSVAAVNALPVAQLQQILAYHVIPGNRLYTPLITNGASLPTSLSGVSLTAVVSTTSVAVRGRSNGTTASNITGPDVSATNGVIHIIDRLLMP; translated from the coding sequence ATGTACTCTTTTCGTCAGTTTCTGTCCTCATGGGGGACGTTGTTTGCCTTATTTATTGCGTTGGGCATCAGTATTTTGTCCTGTAAGCCTAATGATGATAATACACCAACTACCCAGACTATTGCCGAAACGATTGCTAACGGAAACGGGGGCACCAACCAGTTCTCGTTGTTGAACGCGGCACTGATGCGTACGGGGCTGAATGGTGCATTGAGCCAGTCAGGGAACTATACACTATTCGCGCCAACAAATGCGGCCTTTACTCTGCTTGGCTTTTCGACGGAAGCTGCCATCAATACGGCGCCGGTTGATTTGCTGACGCAGGTCCTGAGCTATCACGTGTTAAACACAAAGCTTGAGTCGGGAACGATTGCTACGGGGGTTAACACGCCACAGCAAACGCTGGGCGGTGGGACGATTTATATCACCAAGCCTGCAACCACCACCACTACATCGACGACGATTTCAGTAAACGGGGCTCGTATAGCGCAGGCCAATATACAGGCCAGCAACGGAGTCATCCATGTCATTGACCGGGTGATGCTGCCCCCTGCTTTTGGTAACGTTGTTCAGACCATTGCCGGTATACCAGCGCTATTGGCATTAACCGCACCACAGTCTGCATCGGCGAACTCATTCTCGTACCTGACCGCGGCCGTGACCCGGGCAGGACTTGTCAGTTCCTTAACGGCTTCATCGGGCGTACCGATCACCATCTTCGCGCCGACCGATGCAGCCTTTACGGCAGCTGTACCCAGTCTGACATCAGTAGCGGCCGTAAATGCGCTGCCTGTTGCCCAGCTTCAGCAGATACTGGCGTATCACGTTATCCCGGGCAATCGGCTGTATACTCCACTTATCACGAATGGTGCCAGTCTGCCAACCAGCCTCTCCGGTGTCAGCCTGACGGCGGTTGTCAGTACAACCAGTGTAGCGGTGCGCGGACGTAGTAATGGAACTACGGCATCGAACATAACCGGGCCTGACGTATCAGCAACCAACGGTGTTATCCACATCATCGACCGGCTGCTGATGCCATAG
- a CDS encoding acyl-CoA thioesterase yields MPKPKYARDSMTVMTEMVLPNDTNTLNNLMGGRLLHFMDIAAAIAAQKHSNRIVVTASVDNVSFAEPIRLGNIVTMKAQVTRAFNSSMEVYIEVWAEDIPAGIRVSTNSAYYTFVAVDQSGRPIEVPAVTPETDEEKERYISALRRRQLRLVLAGRMNPHDATELREYLNVGVKE; encoded by the coding sequence ATGCCAAAACCCAAATACGCCCGCGACTCCATGACGGTTATGACCGAAATGGTGTTGCCCAACGACACTAATACACTGAACAACCTGATGGGCGGGCGCTTGTTGCACTTCATGGACATTGCGGCTGCTATTGCCGCCCAGAAGCATTCCAACCGGATTGTTGTTACGGCCTCGGTCGACAACGTATCGTTTGCCGAACCGATCCGGCTGGGCAATATCGTCACGATGAAAGCGCAGGTAACCCGCGCCTTTAACTCGTCGATGGAAGTCTACATCGAAGTGTGGGCCGAAGATATTCCGGCGGGAATCCGGGTCAGCACCAACAGTGCCTATTATACTTTCGTCGCCGTCGATCAGAGCGGTCGCCCCATTGAGGTACCCGCCGTCACGCCCGAAACGGACGAAGAAAAAGAACGCTACATCAGCGCCCTGCGTCGGCGTCAGCTCCGCCTGGTCCTGGCCGGCCGCATGAACCCCCATGACGCGACGGAGTTACGGGAGTATCTGAATGTGGGTGTGAAAGAGTAG
- a CDS encoding nuclear transport factor 2 family protein: MKSILTLGFLLSFYAVQAQTSVAPSAGMSTTMQADANAVKKAELQRFEAQVKKDYTALERLLADDMIYVHSSGNSDTKQSYIQSIKDGKSRYDAIEPGEMNVRVYGGTAVINGTCTVKAINNGTTVDTKLRYTDVYVRKGNQWQMVAWQSLKAGQ, translated from the coding sequence ATGAAATCAATCCTGACCCTCGGTTTCCTGTTGTCATTCTATGCCGTCCAGGCGCAAACATCCGTAGCGCCCTCGGCGGGTATGAGTACCACCATGCAGGCCGATGCCAATGCGGTCAAGAAAGCGGAATTGCAGCGCTTTGAGGCTCAGGTAAAAAAAGACTATACAGCCCTGGAACGGCTGCTGGCCGACGATATGATCTATGTTCACTCCAGCGGCAACTCCGATACAAAGCAGTCGTACATCCAGTCGATCAAAGATGGGAAATCGAGATACGATGCGATCGAGCCGGGGGAGATGAACGTACGAGTCTACGGGGGAACGGCCGTTATCAACGGAACCTGCACGGTTAAAGCCATTAATAACGGCACAACCGTTGACACAAAACTGCGCTATACCGATGTCTATGTCCGCAAAGGAAACCAGTGGCAGATGGTAGCGTGGCAGTCGCTGAAGGCGGGGCAATAA
- a CDS encoding serine hydrolase domain-containing protein, with protein MKTVFLTGLLAGFFVTASAQSPITSAVNSNARTTLQPASAESVDMSTERLQRMDAVINDYIAKGRQAGVSVLIARHGKVVYEKAYGQDDMEAKTPFRTDAIVRVASQTKAITSIGAMMLFEEGKFLLDDPVSKYIPAFRKPSVLDKFDPKDSSYTTVPAKSEITIRQLLTHTSGISYPVIGTKEMSAIYAKNNIPSGIGTPKGTLADAITRLATLPLAHQPGERWTYGLSVDVLGYLIEIWSGQSLDQYLRTRVFEPLGMSDTYFYLPPAKQNRLAALYTENADGSIRRQMGQSGVSPDYPKTSGTYFSGGAGLSSTMADYAKFLQMLLNGGAYKGKRLLSPTTIKLITSNQIGGLNQGPNKFGLGFGIIAEHGATGLLMTPGTYEWGGFFGTNYWVDPKEDLIALIYTQKSPNRYGDLLDKFRVLVYQSITQMNEPGR; from the coding sequence ATGAAAACAGTTTTTCTAACCGGCCTTCTGGCCGGTTTTTTTGTTACGGCTTCGGCGCAATCGCCCATTACGTCGGCCGTAAATTCCAATGCCAGAACCACCCTGCAACCAGCCTCGGCCGAAAGCGTGGATATGAGTACTGAGCGGCTCCAACGGATGGACGCTGTTATCAACGACTACATCGCCAAAGGACGGCAGGCGGGTGTCAGCGTGCTCATTGCCCGTCATGGTAAAGTCGTCTACGAGAAAGCCTATGGTCAGGACGATATGGAGGCAAAAACACCGTTCCGAACGGATGCCATTGTGCGCGTTGCTTCCCAGACCAAAGCCATTACGAGTATCGGTGCCATGATGCTGTTTGAAGAGGGAAAATTCCTGCTCGACGATCCGGTGTCAAAGTACATTCCTGCTTTCAGGAAACCCAGCGTACTGGACAAATTCGACCCCAAGGATTCGAGTTACACGACGGTACCAGCCAAAAGCGAAATCACCATTCGGCAACTGCTGACGCACACGTCGGGAATCAGCTATCCGGTGATTGGTACCAAAGAGATGAGTGCTATTTATGCTAAAAACAACATTCCCAGCGGCATTGGTACCCCGAAGGGAACTCTGGCCGATGCCATAACCCGACTGGCTACGTTGCCCCTGGCGCACCAGCCCGGCGAGCGGTGGACGTATGGTCTGAGTGTTGACGTGCTGGGTTATCTGATTGAAATCTGGTCGGGGCAGTCGCTTGATCAGTACCTGCGTACCCGCGTGTTCGAGCCGCTCGGCATGAGCGATACGTACTTCTACCTCCCTCCGGCCAAGCAGAATCGGCTGGCGGCTCTCTATACCGAAAATGCCGACGGAAGCATACGGCGGCAGATGGGGCAGTCGGGTGTGTCGCCGGATTATCCGAAGACATCAGGTACTTACTTTTCGGGCGGGGCGGGGCTATCGTCTACGATGGCCGATTACGCCAAATTTCTGCAGATGTTGCTCAACGGTGGCGCTTATAAAGGGAAACGATTGCTGAGTCCTACGACAATCAAGCTGATTACGTCAAACCAGATTGGTGGGCTGAACCAGGGACCCAACAAATTTGGGCTGGGTTTTGGAATTATTGCGGAGCATGGGGCCACCGGATTGCTGATGACGCCGGGTACCTACGAGTGGGGCGGTTTTTTTGGGACAAACTACTGGGTTGATCCCAAAGAGGATCTGATTGCCCTGATCTACACCCAGAAATCCCCGAATCGTTACGGCGATCTGCTCGATAAATTCCGGGTGCTGGTGTACCAGTCGATTACGCAGATGAACGAGCCCGGACGGTAG
- a CDS encoding molybdopterin-dependent oxidoreductase — MSRSSLSRFTLLFLGALIAASSYAQPITISGEVTKSLTLQPADLKAMPHTTVTAKDRDGKEHSYAGIPLVDLLKQAGASTGGELRGENLAKYVIVTAADSYKALFSLPELDPEFTNRMILLADSVDGMPLPAEAGPYRIIVPDEKKPTRWIRKVTSIDVRFAK; from the coding sequence ATGTCCCGTTCTTCATTGAGTCGGTTTACTTTGTTGTTTCTAGGCGCACTAATTGCCGCCAGCAGCTATGCGCAACCCATCACCATTTCCGGCGAGGTAACCAAATCGCTAACCCTACAGCCCGCTGATCTGAAAGCGATGCCGCATACGACCGTAACGGCAAAAGACCGCGATGGCAAGGAACACAGCTACGCGGGTATCCCGCTGGTCGATCTGCTGAAACAAGCCGGAGCCAGCACCGGCGGTGAACTCCGGGGCGAAAACCTGGCTAAATACGTGATTGTTACAGCCGCTGATTCATACAAAGCTTTGTTTTCTTTACCCGAGCTTGATCCGGAATTTACCAACCGGATGATCCTCCTGGCCGACAGCGTCGACGGAATGCCCCTACCAGCGGAAGCAGGGCCTTATAGGATCATTGTTCCAGACGAGAAAAAGCCCACCCGCTGGATTCGGAAGGTTACGTCCATTGACGTTCGATTCGCGAAGTAG
- the modA gene encoding molybdate ABC transporter substrate-binding protein: MFKKLLFLLLLCSTGLQAQSIRVAVAANAQFVMKSLGDAFQKQSGVKVEAIVSSSGKLTTQIQQGAPYDIFLSADMAYPATLHREGFTTAAPIVYAYGSLVLWTMGTLPLSADLTVLKRSAVRHIAIANPATAPYGEAAVSLLKHKKLFDQVQPRIVYGESISQVNQYVLTGAAEVGITAKSVVLDPSLKQRGHWIDLPLRGYSPIAQGVVVLKRTQQPKAAQQFIQFLRSATARRILLQFGYRT; encoded by the coding sequence ATGTTTAAAAAGCTACTTTTTCTTCTCTTACTCTGTTCCACCGGCCTACAGGCGCAGTCAATCCGCGTGGCGGTGGCAGCCAACGCCCAGTTCGTCATGAAATCACTGGGCGATGCTTTCCAGAAGCAGTCTGGTGTTAAAGTAGAAGCCATCGTCAGTTCGTCGGGCAAATTGACGACGCAAATCCAGCAGGGAGCGCCGTATGACATTTTCCTATCTGCTGATATGGCTTATCCCGCTACGTTACACAGAGAAGGTTTTACTACGGCGGCCCCTATTGTGTATGCCTACGGTTCATTGGTACTCTGGACCATGGGTACGCTACCACTTTCTGCCGATTTGACCGTTTTGAAACGTTCAGCCGTCCGTCATATTGCCATCGCCAATCCGGCTACGGCCCCCTACGGCGAAGCAGCTGTTTCGCTGTTGAAACACAAAAAACTGTTCGATCAGGTACAGCCCCGAATTGTGTATGGCGAAAGCATTTCGCAGGTCAATCAATACGTTCTAACCGGTGCGGCTGAGGTCGGCATCACGGCCAAATCCGTTGTTCTCGATCCCAGTCTGAAACAACGTGGCCACTGGATTGACCTGCCTCTCCGGGGGTATTCGCCCATCGCGCAGGGCGTCGTTGTCCTGAAACGTACTCAACAACCCAAGGCCGCCCAGCAGTTCATTCAATTCTTACGTAGCGCCACGGCCCGGCGCATTTTGCTGCAGTTTGGGTACCGGACATAG
- a CDS encoding alpha/beta hydrolase domain-containing protein, giving the protein MNHLRPYLLVFTLLLPLTTQAKIVRLVVQKTESFADGRQFGNAGAYEKVSGQAFGEVDPNLPQNRIIQDLRLAPRNGRGLVEYVSDFVILRPKDMGKSNGLLFLSLPNRGNPFPADTVLLKRGYVYVWGAWQGDVLPGESWSGWPRLTIKVPVATENGQPITGKLRAEFQVTTPAKTQTLSSGPFSGATHHSYETVSLDNTGLILTRRVHEADPREPIPNSDWAFADCTSKPFPGTPSTTKLSLKDGFDPNYIYELVYTAKDPLVLGLGFAAIRDITSFLRTNTTDEVGNRNPLATSPKTLPIRATIMQGISQCSNFTRTFLQLGFNTDETGKRVFDGINAHIATRRISLNVRFGRPGGGGLQREDHLYPSNEPPFTWQVTKDPVSGITGGILETCSPDGNCPKIMQTLSSSEYRQIRASLPTTDPAGKQDLAIPDNVRIYLFAGTQHTPNGAVDPTTGFSMNHNPYQPGLRALLIALEQWVMVDKRPPASVYPTLKAQTLVLPDKTSVGWPAIPGVVYNGRFNNVPLLNFGPAYDMHHVTGIVTEEPPQPIRENVYTVLVPKVDQDGNEIAGIRNTTMRVPLGTYTGWAVRRAGYGQGDLASLNGMFIPFKKTKAERVAAGDPRLSLEERYGTHDAYVAAVRKAADELVREGFMLPDDARADVEMAQKNNSLH; this is encoded by the coding sequence ATGAACCACCTTCGCCCCTACCTCCTCGTTTTTACCCTCCTCCTCCCCCTAACAACCCAGGCGAAAATTGTCCGGCTGGTTGTGCAGAAAACTGAGTCATTTGCCGATGGGCGACAATTCGGAAATGCGGGCGCTTACGAGAAGGTATCAGGGCAGGCGTTTGGCGAAGTAGATCCCAATCTGCCTCAGAACCGAATCATTCAGGACCTGCGACTGGCCCCACGTAACGGTCGGGGTCTGGTGGAATACGTATCCGATTTTGTTATTCTGCGCCCGAAAGATATGGGTAAGAGTAACGGGCTGCTGTTTCTGAGCCTACCCAACCGGGGCAACCCCTTTCCGGCCGATACGGTATTGCTTAAGCGGGGATACGTATACGTCTGGGGTGCCTGGCAGGGTGACGTACTCCCCGGCGAATCGTGGTCGGGCTGGCCGCGCCTGACGATTAAAGTGCCGGTGGCTACAGAGAACGGCCAGCCAATTACGGGAAAGCTCCGCGCCGAATTTCAGGTAACGACCCCGGCCAAAACACAGACACTCAGCAGTGGGCCGTTTAGTGGCGCAACGCATCACAGTTACGAGACCGTTTCACTCGACAACACAGGTCTGATCCTGACTCGACGGGTGCACGAAGCCGACCCGCGGGAACCTATCCCCAACAGCGACTGGGCGTTCGCGGACTGTACCAGCAAACCCTTTCCCGGTACGCCCAGCACGACAAAACTCTCACTCAAAGACGGCTTCGACCCAAACTACATCTACGAGCTAGTGTACACGGCCAAAGACCCGCTGGTACTGGGCCTGGGCTTTGCCGCCATCCGCGACATTACGTCGTTTTTACGAACAAACACGACTGACGAAGTTGGTAACCGCAATCCACTAGCAACCAGTCCGAAAACTTTACCTATCCGGGCGACTATCATGCAGGGGATTTCGCAATGCAGTAATTTCACCCGTACATTTTTACAGTTAGGCTTCAACACAGACGAAACCGGGAAACGAGTCTTCGACGGCATCAATGCTCACATCGCCACCCGACGCATTTCCCTGAACGTTCGATTCGGCCGACCGGGCGGTGGTGGCCTGCAGCGTGAAGACCACCTCTATCCCAGCAACGAGCCCCCGTTTACCTGGCAGGTAACAAAAGACCCGGTATCGGGCATCACGGGCGGCATTCTGGAAACCTGCTCGCCCGATGGCAACTGTCCTAAAATCATGCAGACGCTTAGCTCGTCGGAGTACCGGCAGATACGGGCATCGCTGCCCACGACCGATCCGGCTGGGAAACAGGACCTGGCTATTCCCGACAATGTGCGGATTTATCTGTTCGCCGGGACGCAGCATACCCCTAACGGCGCCGTGGACCCAACGACTGGATTTTCGATGAACCATAACCCCTACCAACCCGGTCTGCGCGCCCTGCTGATTGCGCTGGAGCAGTGGGTAATGGTCGACAAACGCCCCCCCGCCAGCGTCTATCCAACTCTCAAAGCCCAGACGCTGGTACTTCCTGATAAGACAAGCGTAGGTTGGCCGGCCATTCCGGGTGTAGTCTACAACGGTCGGTTCAACAACGTACCACTCCTCAACTTTGGGCCTGCCTACGACATGCACCACGTAACGGGCATTGTCACCGAAGAACCTCCGCAGCCAATCCGGGAGAATGTGTACACGGTGCTGGTGCCTAAAGTAGATCAGGATGGCAATGAAATCGCTGGTATACGAAATACGACCATGCGCGTCCCGCTGGGTACGTATACCGGCTGGGCAGTACGGCGGGCGGGTTACGGTCAGGGCGATCTGGCGTCGCTGAACGGTATGTTTATCCCCTTCAAAAAAACGAAGGCTGAACGAGTAGCCGCCGGCGATCCACGACTCTCTCTCGAAGAGCGTTACGGCACCCATGACGCCTACGTAGCCGCCGTCCGGAAAGCCGCCGACGAACTCGTTCGTGAGGGATTTATGCTCCCCGACGATGCCAGGGCAGATGTTGAGATGGCACAAAAAAATAATAGTCTACATTAA